Proteins encoded within one genomic window of Macrotis lagotis isolate mMagLag1 chromosome 3, bilby.v1.9.chrom.fasta, whole genome shotgun sequence:
- the LOC141519578 gene encoding olfactory receptor 10AG1-like, with protein sequence MEINIEVNLSHLNEFTLLGFSDHPNLQNILFGIFLVIYLNILIGNGLIIIITKSDAALQTPMYFFLGNFAFLEICYTSAIVPRMLYDLWTRNKNISLLACAVQLFFFFVLAVPETLLMAVMAYDRYVAICKPLYYTLIMNHKMCTQLVIACWISGVPIILGQTYQVFSLSFCNSNVLNHFYCDISSLMMLSCGDTFWNEVSVYADTVLFAIFPFLLILSSYTRIFISIHKLPTVTGRSKAFSTCSSHLIVMGLFYGSAIIAYLQPKASYISGIEKILSLFYTTLTPLFNPLIYSLRNKDVIMAMKKLFSKLRVMKE encoded by the coding sequence ATGGAAATAAACATAGAAGTAAATCTCAGTCATTTGAATGAATTTACTCTTTTAGGGTTCTCTGATCATCCCAAtcttcaaaatattctttttggtattttcctagtcatttatttaaatattcttattggaaatggcctcattattataattactaaatctgATGCTGCACTCCAAACacccatgtatttttttctggGAAATTTTGCCTTCCTGGAAATTTGCTACACATCTGCTATTGTTCCTAGAATGCTGTATGATCTTTGGACtaggaacaaaaatatttctttgctgGCCTGTGCTGtacaacttttcttcttttttgttctggCAGTCCCTGAGACTCTTCTCATGGCGGTGATGGCATATGACCGCTATGTGGCCATCTGTAAGCCACTCTATTATACTCTTATTATGAACCACAAGATGTGTACTCAGCTAGTGATTGCCTGCTGGATCAGTGGGGTGCCTATCATATTAGGACAAACCTACCAGgtattttcattatctttctgTAATTCTAATGTACTTAATCACTTTTACTGTGACATATCATCATTAATGATGTTGTCTTGTGGGGACACATTTTGGAATGAAGTCTCAGTCTATGCAGATACTGTTTTATTTGccatttttccctttctgctGATACTTAGCTCGTATACTAGAATCTTCATCTCCATTCACAAACTTCCAACAGTAACTGGAAGATCAAAAGCTTTTTCCACTTGCTCCTCCCACCTCATagttatgggtttattttatggatCTGCTATTATTGCATATTTACAACCAAAGGCTAGTTACATATCAGGAATAGAaaaaatcctttctcttttttatacaACTTTAACTCCTTTGTTTAACCCCCTCATTTACAGCCTTAGGAACAAGGATGTCATTATGgcaatgaagaaattattttctaaattacgAGTCATGAAAGAATGA